In a genomic window of uncultured Methanobrevibacter sp.:
- a CDS encoding mRNA surveillance protein pelota codes for MKIIKQDTKEGIIEVVPETLDDLWHLSHIVEVGDNASSKTTRRIQDNTGDKLRSDRGVKKTFYLGLDIENISFHLFTGKLRLTGVITRGPEDLIPLGSHHTLEVKLNTPLTIKKERWPKWAIKRLNQAIDASKKLSAIIVVLEDDTATLGLMRQFGIEYYGPIKGQVSGKRIVDKNRQKNIINFYEKVIESIVKFDSIQNIILAGPGFVKNDFYDYLKEKHKDLAGISVIEPTGSGGRVGISEVLKKGTVEKLTAENRVAIEMGAVNRLLEQIGKNSSKIAYGQKQVKDAINMGAVSELLILDTEVASENMGDLMDMVENMKGTVMVISSEHEGGKQLESLGGMAAILRYEIT; via the coding sequence ATGAAAATTATAAAACAAGATACTAAAGAAGGGATAATAGAAGTGGTCCCCGAAACATTGGATGATTTATGGCATTTGTCCCATATTGTGGAAGTTGGAGACAATGCCTCTTCAAAAACAACTCGCCGTATACAAGATAATACTGGAGATAAACTTAGAAGCGACAGAGGTGTTAAAAAAACATTTTATCTGGGTTTGGATATTGAAAACATTAGTTTTCATCTATTCACAGGTAAACTAAGATTGACTGGTGTGATAACAAGGGGTCCTGAAGATTTGATACCTTTAGGTTCTCACCATACTCTGGAAGTAAAGCTCAACACTCCTCTTACAATCAAAAAAGAGAGATGGCCTAAATGGGCTATAAAAAGATTGAACCAGGCAATTGATGCTTCTAAAAAATTATCTGCAATAATAGTTGTTTTGGAAGACGATACTGCAACTCTCGGTCTGATGAGACAGTTCGGCATAGAATATTATGGTCCGATTAAGGGTCAGGTGTCCGGAAAAAGAATTGTCGATAAAAACAGACAGAAAAACATTATCAACTTTTATGAAAAGGTCATTGAATCAATTGTTAAATTCGATTCCATACAGAACATCATTTTGGCAGGACCGGGTTTTGTCAAAAACGATTTTTACGATTATCTAAAAGAAAAGCACAAAGATCTGGCAGGAATTTCTGTCATCGAACCGACCGGTTCTGGAGGACGCGTAGGAATTAGCGAAGTTCTAAAAAAAGGAACTGTCGAAAAATTAACCGCTGAAAATAGGGTAGCTATTGAAATGGGTGCCGTCAACAGGCTTTTAGAACAGATTGGAAAAAATTCATCAAAGATTGCATATGGTCAAAAACAGGTTAAAGATGCCATTAATATGGGTGCTGTTAGTGAACTTTTAATCCTTGACACGGAGGTTGCCAGTGAAAATATGGGTGATTTGATGGATATGGTTGAAAATATGAAAGGTACTGTAATGGTTATCAGCAGTGAGCATGAAGGCGGCAAACAATTGGAAAGTCTCGGAGGTATGGCTGCCATTTTAAGATATGAAATAACTTAA